One stretch of Rathayibacter festucae DSM 15932 DNA includes these proteins:
- a CDS encoding extracellular solute-binding protein, whose translation MFSRTQHGRVAARRKHLLLGAVLTTAIIGLTGCTGESPEADRKVIRIFGEQGAQIDLNTNSFTKVLEDEFDVDIQFETTSYGASEAAEARQISLAGGDLPEAYMLVPWASQFSRAELQRYGDQGLLVQLNDLIDENGPNIKAALDAEPGFKELTETPDGKIWGLPQWNDCYHCSYPYKFWINTDWLDTLGLAAPTTPDEFFAVMQAFKTQDPNGNGQADEIPLTGSTQQSLVPYIMNAFIYNAFNTGSGANGQPVSLGLDGDTVQLQTMQDGWRDGLKFLRKLWDAGLIDPATFSQGGDQMTATGNAAQGVLIGGFTAIHPGFAVTIGQEDGRDTQYDLLPPLTGPGGQNATFLLPSVPGATFVVTKAADEVEQKVIVEMMDYLFSPEGHVRGEFGEEGIGWRAPEEGEIALDQSLEPSLVDTKMDESNEADYNGNWGPMAQVFDTAEFRASQVQPLDIYTEAGFERRLFEATDQYAGKESDAMFPYWNIWVPSEDASELSTLTANVESSVATATAEFVTGVRDPESDADWQSYLDALTSLGADRYAEIWQSAYDQ comes from the coding sequence TTGTTCTCTCGCACACAGCACGGCAGAGTCGCCGCGCGGAGGAAGCACCTCCTCCTCGGCGCCGTCCTCACCACCGCGATCATCGGGCTCACCGGCTGCACCGGCGAGAGCCCGGAGGCGGACCGCAAGGTCATCCGGATCTTCGGCGAGCAGGGCGCGCAGATCGACCTGAACACCAACTCGTTCACCAAGGTCCTCGAGGACGAGTTCGACGTCGACATCCAGTTCGAGACCACCTCGTACGGCGCGTCCGAGGCGGCCGAGGCGCGGCAGATCTCGCTCGCCGGCGGCGACCTGCCCGAGGCGTACATGCTCGTCCCGTGGGCCTCGCAGTTCAGCCGCGCCGAGCTCCAGCGCTACGGCGACCAGGGCCTGCTCGTGCAGCTCAACGACCTCATCGACGAGAACGGCCCGAACATCAAGGCGGCCCTCGACGCGGAGCCGGGCTTCAAGGAGCTCACCGAAACGCCGGACGGGAAGATCTGGGGCCTGCCGCAGTGGAACGACTGCTACCACTGCTCCTACCCGTACAAGTTCTGGATCAACACCGACTGGCTCGACACCCTCGGCCTCGCCGCTCCCACCACGCCCGACGAGTTCTTCGCGGTGATGCAGGCCTTCAAGACCCAGGACCCGAACGGCAACGGCCAGGCCGACGAGATCCCGCTGACCGGCAGCACCCAGCAGTCGCTTGTGCCGTACATCATGAACGCCTTCATCTACAACGCGTTCAACACCGGCTCCGGCGCGAACGGGCAGCCCGTCTCGCTCGGACTCGACGGCGACACCGTGCAGCTGCAGACCATGCAGGACGGCTGGCGCGACGGCCTGAAGTTCCTCCGCAAGCTGTGGGACGCCGGCCTGATCGACCCCGCCACCTTCTCGCAGGGCGGCGACCAGATGACCGCGACCGGCAACGCGGCGCAGGGCGTGCTCATCGGCGGCTTCACCGCCATCCACCCCGGCTTCGCCGTGACCATCGGCCAGGAGGACGGGCGCGACACGCAGTACGACCTGCTCCCGCCGCTGACGGGCCCCGGCGGCCAGAACGCCACCTTCCTGCTCCCGAGCGTCCCCGGCGCGACCTTCGTCGTGACCAAGGCGGCCGACGAGGTGGAGCAGAAGGTCATCGTCGAGATGATGGACTACCTGTTCTCGCCCGAGGGCCACGTCCGCGGCGAGTTCGGCGAGGAGGGCATCGGCTGGCGCGCCCCCGAGGAGGGCGAGATCGCGCTCGACCAGAGCCTCGAGCCGTCCCTCGTCGACACCAAGATGGACGAGTCGAACGAGGCCGACTACAACGGCAACTGGGGCCCGATGGCCCAGGTGTTCGACACGGCCGAGTTCCGCGCCAGCCAGGTCCAGCCGCTCGACATCTACACCGAGGCGGGCTTCGAGCGCCGCCTGTTCGAGGCGACCGACCAGTACGCCGGCAAGGAGTCCGACGCGATGTTCCCCTACTGGAACATCTGGGTCCCCTCCGAGGACGCGAGCGAGCTCTCCACCCTCACCGCCAACGTCGAGAGCAGCGTCGCCACGGCGACCGCCGAGTTCGTCACCGGCGTCCGCGACCCCGAGAGCGACGCCGACTGGCAGTCCTACCTCGACGCCCTGACCAGCCTCGGCGCCGACCGCTACGCCGAGATCTGGCAGAGCGCCTACGACCAGTAG
- a CDS encoding carbohydrate ABC transporter permease, producing MTALDTPSTTAHEDGEAARPPRRRQRATRIKDPMVDRVFMIAVYVLLTTFLLAVLLPLLYILASSFSSPLAVSSGRVSFWPIDFTLEGYERALGDSTIVTGFANSLFYTAAGTFVSLALTVAIAYPLSRKDFWGRGGITLGVIFTMLFAGGIIPTYLVVQQLGLLDTRWALILPQAVGVWQVIIAVVFFRSSIPDELYEAAQLDGASDLRFLWTIVLPLSKPLLAVIALMYAIYQWNSYFDALLYLRDPSLYPLQLVLRNVLILNQATPGMDAAAQIERQQLADLLKYSLIVISTVPVMILYPFVARYFNKGIMLGAVKG from the coding sequence GTGACCGCACTCGACACGCCATCGACGACCGCTCACGAGGACGGCGAGGCCGCCCGGCCGCCGCGCCGCCGGCAGCGTGCGACCCGGATCAAGGACCCGATGGTCGACCGCGTCTTCATGATCGCCGTCTACGTCCTGCTCACGACGTTCCTGCTCGCAGTCCTCCTGCCGCTGCTCTACATCCTGGCCAGCTCGTTCAGCTCGCCGCTGGCCGTCTCGTCCGGCCGGGTGAGCTTCTGGCCGATCGACTTCACCCTCGAGGGCTACGAGCGCGCCCTCGGCGACTCGACGATCGTCACCGGCTTCGCCAACTCGCTCTTCTACACGGCCGCCGGCACCTTCGTCAGCCTCGCGCTGACCGTCGCGATCGCCTATCCGCTCTCGCGGAAGGACTTCTGGGGCCGCGGCGGGATCACCCTCGGCGTCATCTTCACGATGCTCTTCGCCGGCGGCATCATCCCCACCTATCTGGTGGTGCAGCAGCTCGGCCTGCTCGACACCCGCTGGGCGCTGATCCTCCCCCAGGCCGTCGGCGTCTGGCAGGTGATCATCGCCGTCGTCTTCTTCCGCTCCTCCATCCCGGACGAGCTGTACGAGGCGGCGCAGCTGGACGGCGCGAGCGATCTGCGCTTCCTCTGGACGATCGTGCTCCCGCTCTCGAAGCCGCTGCTCGCGGTGATCGCGCTGATGTACGCGATCTACCAGTGGAACTCCTACTTCGACGCACTGCTCTATCTCCGCGATCCAAGCCTCTATCCGCTGCAGCTCGTGCTGCGGAACGTCCTGATCCTCAATCAGGCGACACCGGGCATGGACGCGGCCGCGCAGATCGAGCGCCAGCAGCTCGCGGATCTCCTCAAGTACTCGCTGATCGTCATCTCGACGGTCCCGGTGATGATCCTCTACCCCTTCGTCGCCCGGTACTTCAACAAGGGCATCATGCTCGGCGCCGTCAAGGGCTGA
- a CDS encoding HNH endonuclease, protein MSEDENAATLAEVRDCFTDAATAERAASPTRLRAAERIHRGYRVALTVPESFARGATRSETRDLVERSIRAELAVTIGVSEREVSRRLETAQMLMEHLPLTRALLRDGRILWEVGEAVCRTASSLPEASRSALDERAAVAALTMTTTQLRRALSRWREELHEQPLAERHARAKEDRAVWVTPDIDGMATLCVHAPAPAVTGAYDRLRRIARTLRDDGDPRTLQQLSADAAVDLLCDGDIAGTTPNAEHRPDPTFVPGIRAEVRLTLAASTAVGLDDAPADLDGYGPVPAEIARELIRTAPSFTRVLTDPETGAVVSVGRTHRVPPPQMRLHLQLRDQTCRFAGCTRPAATSEADHTLEWRNGGETSLENLVSLCTSHHHIRHGDQWTYVTSDDGMIVWTSPTGRRISNRPPALPGRPPDPPPKPRFEDVPAPF, encoded by the coding sequence ATGTCAGAAGATGAGAACGCAGCAACACTCGCGGAGGTGCGCGACTGCTTCACCGACGCCGCGACCGCCGAGCGCGCCGCATCCCCGACGCGCCTGAGAGCCGCAGAACGCATCCACCGCGGCTACCGCGTCGCGCTCACCGTCCCGGAATCGTTCGCCCGCGGTGCGACCCGGAGCGAGACCCGGGACCTGGTCGAGCGCTCCATCCGCGCCGAGCTCGCGGTCACGATCGGCGTCTCCGAGCGGGAGGTCTCACGTCGGCTCGAGACCGCGCAGATGCTGATGGAGCACCTTCCCCTCACCCGCGCCCTGCTCCGCGACGGTCGGATCCTCTGGGAGGTCGGCGAGGCCGTCTGCAGGACCGCGAGCAGCCTCCCGGAGGCCTCCCGCTCCGCACTCGACGAACGCGCAGCCGTCGCCGCGCTCACGATGACGACCACGCAGCTGCGCCGCGCACTCAGCCGCTGGCGCGAGGAGCTGCACGAGCAGCCCCTCGCCGAACGCCACGCCCGCGCGAAGGAGGACCGCGCCGTCTGGGTCACCCCGGACATCGACGGCATGGCGACCCTCTGCGTCCACGCTCCCGCGCCGGCGGTGACGGGCGCTTACGACCGCCTCCGCCGCATCGCGCGCACCCTCCGCGACGACGGCGACCCCCGCACCCTTCAGCAGTTGAGCGCGGACGCGGCGGTCGATCTGCTCTGCGACGGTGACATCGCCGGAACCACGCCGAACGCCGAGCACCGGCCCGACCCGACCTTCGTCCCCGGCATCCGCGCCGAGGTCCGGCTGACCCTCGCCGCCTCCACCGCCGTGGGTCTCGACGACGCTCCCGCGGATCTCGACGGATACGGCCCGGTCCCCGCCGAGATCGCCCGCGAGCTGATCCGCACGGCTCCTTCGTTCACCCGGGTCCTCACCGATCCGGAGACGGGCGCGGTCGTCTCCGTGGGACGCACCCACCGGGTCCCGCCGCCGCAGATGCGCCTGCACCTCCAGCTGCGGGACCAGACCTGCCGCTTCGCCGGCTGCACCCGGCCCGCCGCGACCAGCGAGGCCGACCACACCCTCGAGTGGCGCAACGGCGGCGAGACGTCTTTGGAGAACCTCGTCTCGCTCTGCACGTCCCACCACCACATCCGGCACGGGGACCAGTGGACCTACGTCACAAGCGACGACGGAATGATCGTCTGGACGAGCCCGACGGGCCGGCGGATCAGCAACCGGCCACCGGCACTCCCCGGGCGTCCGCCCGACCCGCCACCGAAGCCCCGCTTCGAGGACGTACCCGCACCGTTCTGA
- a CDS encoding LamG-like jellyroll fold domain-containing protein, translated as MTSRLPRPGRPSAESARGRRRRAGWSTLAIAALLLSGAMTPLGAAGAATTVPEPILRYSFDESGTSSAVGSAIPDGAIVADGASSPHPGTVVGSGARSVAGPSGSASDRALSLPGGASGSTAASLRIAPGLIPAGTVDVTMSAWLLWSGSPECTWPFTLGSGVSAHLLATTQCGASAYGALTNGTEVRASAPAPVPAARWVHMAVVVDGGDSVSTYLDGSLVGRGVTTSTAVAAIGSSTFSGYLGKSFYGADAFWAGALDDVRVWSSALSAEQVQQSAADVHSALATKDAAVSLGGTSAVTADLSLPAGGANGSTLTWSSSAPRTVSSTGAVTRPAAGSSDAVVQLTPTATHGAATVIGSPTTVTVKAFAAGDSAQAELARAVADAVRSDPALQGPVRGSLSLPDSGAELDAVASRAGAADAVIEWSSSVPTVVSAVDEGAEPDVVRKGSVTRGSTDTAVTLTATVRVTGTTPVTVSLPVTVLAASPLDPADLDAYLFVYFTGDSVEGEKLRFATSDGDNALQWKTLNDAQPVLTSTKGTQGLRDPYILRSAEGDRFFLIATDLSVGRSGWGEATSNGSRHLEVWESTDLVNWGEQRHIEVSVPNAGMTWAPEATYDPAIDAYVVYWTSSMYLDDARTRPDGNGPQIVTSITRDFRTFTEPEPWFASADVAGLNKGNGLIDATVLREGDQYYRFTKATQSSGCPSPDIIGQRSSDLRATTASGAWSLIDTCIGRTAGTPEVEGPEIFRANPGDTSGYRYFLWVDNYGGVGYIPLATNSLEGDIQWTYPAAFSLPSSPRHGSVVSITAKERDALAAKWNPALLVTSVKPVAATAPVGATTVALPATVSAGFRDGHSETVGVTWRTADLSGLKKAGDSVQVTGRLQNSSATLAVATITATAPPAAPAIAATATASTRCVQGKVVLSVVATNPNAFPVKMVVTSTSGSKTFAEVAAGKSVTHSFTTRTAALPAGSATATATAFVAGKPAAATATAPYAAASCG; from the coding sequence ATGACGTCACGACTTCCGCGTCCCGGACGCCCCTCCGCCGAGTCGGCCCGCGGCCGACGACGCAGGGCCGGCTGGTCGACCCTGGCGATCGCCGCACTGCTGCTGAGCGGGGCGATGACCCCGCTCGGAGCAGCCGGCGCGGCGACCACCGTGCCGGAGCCGATCCTGCGCTACAGCTTCGACGAGAGCGGGACCTCGTCTGCCGTCGGGTCAGCGATCCCTGACGGGGCGATCGTCGCGGACGGAGCCTCGAGTCCGCACCCCGGAACCGTCGTCGGGTCCGGAGCCCGCTCGGTCGCCGGGCCCTCCGGTTCCGCCTCCGATCGCGCGCTCTCCCTCCCCGGAGGCGCGAGCGGATCGACCGCCGCCTCCCTCCGGATCGCCCCGGGGCTGATCCCGGCCGGCACGGTGGACGTCACGATGTCCGCGTGGCTGCTCTGGAGCGGCTCGCCGGAGTGCACCTGGCCCTTCACCCTGGGGTCGGGCGTCTCCGCGCACCTGCTCGCGACCACGCAGTGCGGCGCGTCCGCCTACGGGGCCCTCACGAACGGCACCGAGGTGCGCGCGTCCGCTCCGGCTCCGGTCCCCGCCGCCCGCTGGGTCCACATGGCCGTCGTCGTCGACGGCGGCGACTCCGTCTCGACCTACCTCGACGGCAGCCTCGTCGGGCGTGGGGTGACGACCTCCACCGCGGTGGCCGCGATCGGCTCCAGCACCTTCTCGGGCTACCTCGGCAAGTCGTTCTACGGCGCCGACGCCTTCTGGGCCGGTGCACTCGACGACGTCCGAGTGTGGTCCTCCGCGCTGTCCGCCGAGCAGGTCCAGCAGAGCGCCGCGGATGTCCACTCGGCGCTCGCGACCAAGGACGCGGCGGTGTCGCTCGGCGGCACGTCCGCTGTCACCGCGGATCTCTCCCTCCCCGCCGGCGGCGCGAACGGCTCGACTCTCACCTGGTCTTCCAGCGCTCCCCGCACGGTCTCCAGCACCGGAGCGGTCACCCGGCCGGCCGCCGGCAGCTCCGATGCCGTCGTGCAGCTGACCCCGACCGCCACCCACGGGGCGGCGACCGTCATCGGCTCACCGACCACCGTCACCGTGAAGGCGTTCGCCGCCGGTGACAGCGCGCAGGCCGAGCTCGCTCGCGCCGTCGCCGACGCCGTGCGCAGCGACCCGGCGCTGCAGGGGCCGGTCCGCGGCAGTCTCTCGCTGCCCGACTCGGGAGCCGAGCTCGACGCGGTCGCCTCCCGAGCGGGAGCCGCGGACGCGGTGATCGAGTGGTCCTCCTCCGTTCCGACCGTCGTCAGCGCCGTCGATGAGGGCGCGGAGCCGGACGTCGTCCGGAAGGGCTCGGTCACCCGCGGGAGCACCGACACCGCCGTCACCCTGACCGCCACCGTGCGCGTCACCGGGACGACCCCGGTCACGGTGTCGCTGCCGGTCACGGTGCTCGCCGCCTCGCCTCTGGACCCGGCCGACCTGGACGCCTACCTGTTCGTCTACTTCACCGGCGACAGCGTCGAGGGCGAGAAGCTGCGCTTCGCGACGTCCGACGGCGACAACGCCCTGCAGTGGAAGACCCTCAACGACGCCCAGCCGGTCCTCACCTCGACCAAGGGGACCCAGGGGCTCCGAGACCCGTACATCCTGCGCTCGGCCGAGGGCGATCGCTTCTTCCTCATCGCGACCGACCTCTCCGTCGGCCGCTCGGGCTGGGGAGAGGCGACCAGCAACGGCAGCCGCCACCTGGAGGTCTGGGAGTCCACCGATCTCGTGAACTGGGGCGAGCAGCGCCACATCGAGGTCAGCGTCCCGAACGCCGGGATGACCTGGGCGCCCGAGGCGACCTACGACCCGGCCATCGACGCCTACGTCGTCTACTGGACCTCCTCGATGTACCTCGACGACGCGCGCACCCGGCCCGACGGCAACGGGCCGCAGATCGTCACCTCGATCACCCGCGACTTCCGCACCTTCACCGAGCCCGAGCCGTGGTTCGCCTCCGCCGACGTCGCCGGGCTGAACAAGGGCAACGGCCTGATCGACGCGACCGTGCTCAGGGAGGGCGATCAGTACTACCGCTTCACCAAGGCCACCCAGTCCTCCGGGTGCCCGTCACCGGACATCATCGGCCAGCGCTCCAGCGACCTCCGCGCCACCACCGCCTCCGGCGCCTGGAGCCTCATCGACACCTGCATCGGCCGCACCGCCGGCACCCCCGAGGTGGAGGGTCCCGAGATCTTCCGCGCGAACCCCGGCGACACCAGCGGCTACCGGTACTTCCTCTGGGTCGACAACTACGGGGGAGTGGGGTACATCCCGCTCGCGACGAACTCGCTCGAGGGCGACATCCAGTGGACGTACCCCGCCGCGTTCTCGCTGCCGAGCTCGCCCCGGCACGGCTCCGTGGTGTCGATCACGGCGAAGGAGCGCGACGCGCTCGCGGCGAAGTGGAACCCGGCCCTCCTGGTCACCTCGGTGAAGCCCGTCGCCGCCACCGCCCCGGTCGGCGCCACGACGGTGGCACTGCCCGCCACCGTCTCGGCCGGCTTCCGGGACGGTCACAGCGAGACCGTCGGCGTGACCTGGCGCACGGCCGACCTCTCAGGGCTGAAGAAGGCCGGCGACAGCGTCCAGGTGACGGGACGGCTGCAGAACTCGTCGGCGACCCTCGCCGTGGCGACGATCACGGCTACGGCGCCCCCGGCGGCCCCCGCGATCGCGGCGACGGCCACGGCGTCGACCCGCTGCGTGCAGGGCAAGGTCGTCCTCTCGGTCGTCGCGACGAACCCGAACGCCTTCCCGGTGAAGATGGTCGTCACCTCGACCTCGGGCTCGAAGACGTTCGCGGAGGTGGCCGCCGGCAAGAGCGTCACCCACTCGTTCACGACCCGCACCGCTGCGCTGCCCGCCGGCTCCGCGACCGCCACGGCGACCGCGTTCGTCGCGGGCAAGCCCGCCGCCGCGACGGCCACCGCGCCGTACGCGGCGGCGAGCTGCGGCTGA
- a CDS encoding glycoside hydrolase family 2 TIM barrel-domain containing protein, with amino-acid sequence MTLAQEWNDPDVFEWGTEPAHAVLTPFATLDAALEGDRASTPLAHSLDGDWRFHWAPNPAGRLDGFAAEDWDDSAWPTVPVPASWQLHGYDFPIGTNLVLPWTGANGRHEQPDPRGDYPNAPTLYNPVGQYRTAFELPDGWEQRRTFLQFDGVESACSVWLNGHRLGYREDSYTTGEFEVTEHVRAGSNVLAVEVHRWCTGSYLENQDNVRLSGIFRSVRLLSRAAAMIRDVTVRTPLDDTFTAGSVEVSVAIDAHAGASAAGLELRTRLFDGTAPGAAEVGGQSRTVALDADGRAASQASIPVSSPRLWSAETPELSTLLVELSDATGAVLERVAVRVGFRRVEIVDGVLLVNGRAVSLRGVNRHEWSPRTGRTLSRDDMIADIRLMKQSNITAVRTSHYPNDPRWYDLADEYGLYLVDEANNETHINRIDDDGAPFLPGDRPELRAPLLQRMRSMVEHDKNHPSVIAWSIGNESGVGANLQAMYEWAKEHDPTRPVSYQDPVGSGTWVVPAGLSDFDGDFYPPVAQFAERSRRDPRPYLLVEYAFSQGNTSGYLEEYWAAAREDPRAMPGGFLWDWADKGLYWPRPDRPEEEFLAYGGDWGDEPNQESAHMSGLVLADRTPTPKLAEAALAYQPVSVTAVDLRAGELLVANEHLFTGLDGYVVHWTVSADGEPVQQGSLPGAEWAIGPQEEGRVTLPYLLPEPAAQDAARECRLDVQLALAAPTAWAEAGHVIARAQFELPVDASAARRRASRDLPPVTATEEGTAIVVRGPAFSATVDRSTGRLTSLRYGGRERLAAPLLPNFWRTPNDPELSIPDIRLERPEPSLPWRGVGEEWAIDRVDVEETPGAVRITVDGSVTTAVPFRPSGRVTTSPQSIVYTIHGTGQVDVLSTFSPVEGTPNPQVVGTTFGLAPELSTLHWYGRGPHESSADRRASAFFGRWSGAVDDQPTRYSRPQDSANKADTRWAALVDGSGAGVLVLAGDGTSGGSASGGSASGGSASGGSTSAGSMFFNAQPNSPDELADRRHWHEVPSSTRTVVRVDAAQEGLQGGNWDVQTRPEKYSNTPEKGPYRQHFRLLPLRSGEDPASVAAAAVPTESPVSQPRRVPA; translated from the coding sequence ATGACCCTCGCCCAGGAGTGGAACGACCCCGACGTGTTCGAGTGGGGCACGGAGCCGGCGCACGCCGTGCTCACCCCCTTCGCCACGCTCGACGCCGCACTGGAGGGCGACCGCGCGAGCACGCCGCTCGCGCACAGCCTCGACGGCGACTGGCGCTTCCACTGGGCGCCGAACCCGGCCGGCCGCCTGGACGGCTTCGCGGCCGAGGACTGGGACGACTCGGCGTGGCCGACCGTCCCGGTCCCCGCCAGCTGGCAGCTGCACGGCTACGACTTCCCGATCGGCACCAATCTCGTGCTGCCCTGGACCGGCGCGAACGGGCGGCACGAGCAGCCGGACCCGCGCGGCGACTACCCGAACGCGCCGACCCTCTACAACCCGGTCGGCCAGTACCGCACCGCCTTCGAGCTGCCGGACGGCTGGGAGCAGCGCCGCACCTTCCTCCAGTTCGACGGCGTGGAGTCGGCCTGCTCGGTCTGGCTCAACGGGCACCGCCTCGGCTACCGGGAGGACAGCTACACGACCGGCGAGTTCGAGGTCACGGAGCACGTGCGGGCCGGCTCGAACGTCCTCGCCGTCGAGGTGCACCGCTGGTGCACGGGCTCCTACCTCGAGAACCAGGACAACGTCCGCCTCTCCGGGATCTTCCGGAGCGTGCGGCTGCTCTCGCGCGCGGCGGCGATGATCCGCGACGTCACGGTGCGCACCCCGCTCGATGACACGTTCACCGCCGGGTCGGTCGAGGTCTCGGTCGCGATCGACGCGCACGCCGGGGCGTCCGCGGCCGGTCTCGAGCTCCGCACGCGGCTGTTCGACGGCACCGCGCCGGGTGCGGCGGAGGTCGGCGGACAGAGTCGGACGGTCGCTCTCGACGCCGACGGACGCGCGGCGAGCCAGGCGAGCATCCCCGTCTCGTCCCCGCGACTCTGGTCCGCGGAGACGCCGGAGCTCTCCACGCTCCTCGTCGAGCTGAGCGACGCGACCGGCGCCGTCCTCGAGCGCGTCGCCGTGAGGGTCGGCTTCCGCCGCGTCGAGATCGTGGACGGCGTGCTGCTCGTGAACGGCCGGGCGGTCTCGCTCCGCGGCGTCAACCGGCACGAGTGGAGCCCGCGCACCGGCCGCACGCTGAGCCGCGACGACATGATCGCGGACATCCGGCTGATGAAGCAGAGCAACATCACCGCCGTCCGCACCTCGCACTACCCGAACGACCCGCGCTGGTACGACCTGGCCGACGAGTACGGGCTCTACCTCGTCGACGAGGCGAACAACGAGACGCACATCAACCGCATCGACGACGACGGGGCGCCCTTCCTGCCCGGCGACCGCCCCGAGCTGCGCGCGCCCCTGCTCCAGCGGATGCGGAGCATGGTCGAGCACGACAAGAACCACCCCAGCGTGATCGCCTGGTCGATCGGCAACGAGTCCGGAGTCGGCGCGAACCTGCAGGCGATGTACGAGTGGGCGAAGGAGCACGACCCGACCCGCCCCGTCAGCTACCAGGACCCCGTCGGCTCCGGCACCTGGGTCGTCCCGGCCGGTCTCTCGGACTTCGACGGCGACTTCTACCCGCCGGTCGCGCAGTTCGCCGAGCGCTCGCGCCGGGATCCGCGGCCCTACCTGCTGGTCGAGTACGCCTTCAGCCAGGGCAACACCTCCGGCTACCTCGAGGAGTACTGGGCGGCCGCGCGCGAGGACCCGCGCGCGATGCCCGGCGGCTTCCTCTGGGACTGGGCCGACAAGGGCCTGTACTGGCCGCGCCCCGACCGGCCCGAGGAGGAGTTCCTCGCCTACGGCGGCGACTGGGGCGACGAGCCGAACCAGGAGAGCGCCCACATGAGCGGCCTCGTCCTCGCCGACCGCACCCCGACCCCGAAGCTGGCCGAGGCGGCGCTCGCCTACCAGCCGGTCTCCGTCACCGCGGTCGATCTGCGCGCCGGCGAGCTCCTCGTCGCGAACGAGCACCTGTTCACCGGGCTCGACGGCTACGTCGTGCACTGGACCGTGTCGGCGGACGGCGAGCCGGTGCAGCAGGGCTCGCTGCCCGGCGCGGAGTGGGCGATCGGCCCGCAGGAGGAGGGGCGGGTCACGCTGCCCTACCTGCTGCCGGAGCCAGCTGCGCAGGACGCGGCGCGCGAGTGCCGCCTCGACGTGCAGCTGGCCCTCGCCGCGCCCACCGCCTGGGCGGAGGCGGGTCACGTCATCGCGCGCGCCCAGTTCGAGCTGCCCGTCGACGCCTCTGCGGCCCGCCGCCGGGCGTCGCGGGATCTGCCGCCGGTGACCGCGACCGAGGAGGGCACGGCGATCGTCGTGCGCGGGCCCGCGTTCTCGGCGACCGTCGACCGCTCCACCGGGCGCCTGACCTCGCTCCGCTACGGCGGTCGCGAGCGGCTCGCCGCGCCGCTGCTGCCGAACTTCTGGCGCACCCCGAACGACCCCGAGCTCTCCATCCCGGACATCCGGCTCGAGCGCCCGGAGCCGTCGCTGCCCTGGCGCGGCGTCGGCGAGGAGTGGGCGATCGATCGGGTCGACGTCGAGGAGACGCCGGGCGCCGTCCGCATCACGGTCGACGGGTCGGTGACCACGGCGGTGCCGTTCCGGCCGAGCGGCCGGGTGACGACCTCTCCGCAGTCGATCGTCTACACGATCCACGGCACGGGTCAGGTCGACGTGCTCTCCACCTTCTCGCCGGTCGAGGGCACGCCGAACCCGCAGGTCGTCGGCACCACGTTCGGGCTCGCGCCGGAGCTCTCGACCCTGCACTGGTACGGCCGCGGCCCGCACGAGTCGTCCGCCGACCGCCGGGCGTCGGCGTTCTTCGGCCGCTGGAGCGGTGCCGTCGACGACCAGCCGACCCGCTACAGCCGGCCGCAGGACAGTGCGAACAAGGCCGACACCCGCTGGGCCGCCCTCGTCGACGGCAGCGGCGCGGGCGTGCTCGTCCTGGCCGGCGACGGCACCTCCGGCGGCAGTGCGTCCGGCGGCAGTGCGTCCGGCGGCAGTGCGTCCGGCGGCAGCACGTCGGCCGGGAGCATGTTCTTCAACGCTCAGCCGAACAGCCCGGACGAGCTGGCCGACCGCAGGCACTGGCACGAGGTCCCCTCGTCGACGAGGACGGTCGTCCGGGTCGACGCCGCCCAGGAGGGCCTCCAGGGCGGCAACTGGGACGTGCAGACCCGCCCGGAGAAGTACAGCAACACCCCGGAGAAGGGCCCCTACCGCCAGCACTTCCGCCTCCTCCCCCTGCGCAGCGGCGAGGACCCGGCGTCGGTCGCCGCCGCCGCCGTGCCGACCGAGTCCCCTGTGTCGCAGCCTCGGCGGGTGCCCGCCTGA